TCATTTCTTCGGTGGCTACGAGAACGCGCTTTCCGCAGCGATCAAATCCGTAATCGGCTAGCTCACACCGCAAAACCTCGAAGGGGAGGTGATCCAGTGTCCCAGGCGCTAATCGATACCGTCTTACCGAGGCTTACCGATCGCATCCACCAGGTGATGACGCAGCAGGGCGTGCCGGGAGTTTCTGTGGGCATCGTGCGCGACCAGGAACTCCTGTGGTCGGGAGGGTTCGGCTATGCCGACCTCGCGTCGAGCCGCGCGATGGATGCGGACACGATTTTCGGTATCGCCTCGATCACCAAGACCTTCACCGCGACCGCGATCATGCAGCTCCGCGACAAGGACAAGCTCGCGCTCGACGAGCAGGTCACGAAGTACATCCCCGAAGCCAAAAAGGTCCGATGCCGCCACGGCTCGATCCGAGACCTCACGCTGCGGCGCCTGATGACGCATCGCACGGGACTTGTTGGCGAGACGCCCACCGGGCACTGGTCGAACATGACGTTCCCGTCGCGCGCGGAAATTATCGCGATGCTGCCGAAGATCGAAGTCGTGTTCGAGACTGACGCGACGTTCAAATACAACAACCTCGCGTTCGTGCTGCTGGGCGAGGTGATCGCGCGCGTCTCGCGCCGTTCCTATCGCGACTACATCCGGCGGCAGATCCTCGAGCCGCTGGGAATGGAATCGAGCGGCTTCGACGTGAGCAATCCGCGCAATGCGACGGGATACATGCCCGAGCGCTATCAGGATGCACCCGCAATCGCGCCCGACCCGCCGACCAACGGATACATCGCGGCGGCGGGTCTGCGCTCGTGCGTGACGGACCTCGCGAAATGGATTTCGCTACAGCTCCGTGGGGGTGCGGATGGCGGCGCTCCGCAGGTGCTCAGCGCAAAGTCGCTGAGTGAGATGCATCGGATATCTTTCGTCGAGCCGGGATGGCTCGCCGGCTACGGCCTATGCTGGATGGCGTCGCGATTCGGCGAGAATATCTACATGCATCATGGCGGCTCGGTGCCGGGTTTTCTCTCGATGGTCGCGTTCAACAAGCCGCACAAGCTCGGCGTCATCGTGCTGACGAACAAGCAGGGCAACGTCGCTTCGGGAACGATCGCGTTCGAAGCGCTCGAGATGCTGGTCGGCGAAGTGAAGAAGGAAATTTCCGCGCCGGCGTCGACGCCAGCGCCGGAGAATCTGAAACCGCTTCTCGGCAGATACACAGGATTGCCGGCATTCGGCGCACTCTTCCACATCGAATGGCGCCGCGGCGGTTTGCATCTGGTGATTCCGCCGGATCCCTATCTCGTGCCGCTTCCGCCCGTCGCGATGATCGCCACGGACAAACCCAACGTCTTTATCGTGCGAGAAGGAAGGTTCGCGGGCGAACCGCTAATCTTCGAGTTCGATGCCGATGGCAATGTCGCCGGCTTCCAACTGACAGCGCTCGGCGGCCACCTGCAAAAGACCGATTGATCTCGATTTGCGTTCGGAGAAATTTCACATGCAAGAACAATCGATCGCTCTGAGACATCAGACCGATACCGTGACGATGAGCGTGGCTGACATCTATGCCAACGCCAAGGCTCTCAGCGGTTACCTGCGCGAGAAGGCGGCCGCAATCGACGAAGCTCGCAAGCTGCCCAAGGAGGTTGCCGAGCGTTTGCGTGATGCCGGCATGTTCCGCCTGATGATGCCGAAAGAGTGGGGTGGTCCGGAAATGTGCCCTGCGGAGCAGGTCGAGATCATCGAGGAAATCGCGAAAGCCAACGCGTCGGCAGCATGGTGCGTGATGATCGGATGCGATTCGGGATTCTTCGCCGGTTTTCTCGAAGACCAGCACGCCAGAGAGGTTTACCCGCGCCTCGACATGGCGACCGCCGGCAGCGCCTGGCCGACGGGGCGCGCCGAGCGCGTACCGAATGGCTATCGCGTGACGGGAGAATGGTCGTTTGGTTCGGGTATCACGCATGCTGAGGTCGTGGAGCTCAATTGCGTTCTGTATGAAAACGGCGCGCCGATACTAAGGGGACGCGGCACGCCGCTTACGTCCGCATTTCTGACGCCAGTATCCAATGTCGAGGTTATCGACAACTGGCACACCACGGGCCTGCAAGGGACTGGCAGCAATGACTATCGCGTGAACGATCTGTTCGTCGCCGAGAGGTTTCTATGCGACATGCGAGTAGCGCGTCGCCCGGGTGTTCTCTGGCGCAGCGTCAGGAATTTCCTGCCCAAGGTCGCGGGCGTTCCACTCGGCGCCGCCCGCGCAGCGATTGACTACGCGACTGAGACGTTGGCAGGACGGGTCGAGAAACCATCGGGCCGTCCTTACCGAAACAACAGCCGCGTTCAGAGCGTCATTGCCGAAGCGGAAATGAAATTAAGCGCCGCTCGTTCCTACGTTTTCCTTGCGATGGAAAAGGAATGGAAACGACTCGAGAAACACGAAGAGCCGACGGTCGCCGAGCGTGCAGACTCGTGGCTCTCGCGCGTCAATGCAGGACAATCCGCGCGTGACGTAATCAGGATGGTTTACGACCTGCTCGGCTCGACGGCGATTTATTCCGAGCGCTCCCCCATGGATCGGGCGTTACGTGACGCGGACACTTTCTGTCAACACATCGTCCTGCAACGGAAGACCCTGGAAACAGTCGGTGGGCTGCTCCTCAAAGCAGACCGCCCGTCGTTTCCATTCATCTAGCCGCTGTTCAGTGCGAAGCCGTTGGTGCGGGATGCGTTGCTTGCCAGATCGCGTAGAAGGGGTCTTCCTCGTGGGCTTTGGCGAGCGAGATTATTTGCGCGATCGTCGCTCTCAGATCGTTGTTGTTCTGCTGGTTCAGCTTCGCGAAGTTTTTCAGGTCGTGGAAATATAACAGGTAGTTAACCAGCACGGCGTTGTTGAGCGGCTCCTTGTCGAGGTCGAAGCGCTCGAGCCCCGATAGCGACGGTTCGAGCTTTGCGTAGTTGGCCTGAATCTGCGCGAACGCCACCTGGCGCTGCTTCAGGATGTCGTCGATGGGAATATTCAGCATGTAGATGCGCAGGAGCGCGGCCTCGGACTGTTCGAGAAAATCCGCGAACATCATGTCGCTTTCCAGGACGTCGCGCGCCGACTTCGCATCCTCCGACGCCGCGCCTTCGGTCTTGGTGAAGAACGCGATCGCGCCCGCGTTGCCGACATAGGTCGCGGCCGATTCATCGAACATCGCATCGCTCGCGAGATAGTAGGTGCGATGGAACAGCTCGTGGATAATCACGCCCGCCAGTTCGACGCGATCGACCTTGAGCATGTTCGACAGCACCGGATCGTCGAAAAATCCCAGACTCGAAAACGCCACCGCCGGCCGCACCATCGTGTCGAGGCCCTGGTCCTCCAGGTAGCGTGCCTCGTCGACCGCGTGCGATTCCTCGAAGTAGCCGCGATAGGGCACGCTGCCGACGATCGGAAACCACCATGTGTAAGGTGCCAGCGAATTGCGCGGCGCTGCCATCACCACGTGGATGATTGCGCTCTCGTGCACCGGCGCGATCGTTTCGTAAGCGCCGCCGACGTTGAGGCCCAGATCGTCGGCTGCGAATTTGCGCACGGCGAGAATGGTTTCGAGCTTGTCGCGCGTTTCCTTGGAGAGGTCGGTACTCGCGAGCTCGGTGCTTATCGGTTTACGATTCCACAGGATCCTGCCGCCTTCGTACGCGGCCCGCATGAGATATCCGGCGTAGCACCCGCTCAGGACCAGGATCGCCGTGGCCGCGAACACGCCGCGAATGAAAACCAACAGCCTAAGCCGCACAGCAGGATGCTTTCGCGCTAGTCAGCCGCCTGGCGAGCGGCGCTTTCGATCGCGGCGGCATATTGGAGTTGGAACAGTCGGAAATAAATACCGCGCTGGCTGAGCAGCTCGGTGTGCGTCCCGCTCTCGCGCAACACGCCACTGCTCAACACGAGGATGCGATCGGCGCGCTCAATTGTGGACAAACGATGCGCGATCACGACCGCGGTGCGATCGGCCAACAGTTCATCGAGCGCGATCTGGATCAGACGCTCGGTTTCGCTGTCAACGCTCGATGTCGCTTCGTCCATCACGAGGATACGAGGATCGTACGCGAGCGCACGCGCGAAGGACAATAACTGACGTTGACCGGCGGAAAGATTGGCGCCGCGTTCGCGAATTATTTCGTGCAGCTTGTCCGGCAACCGCTCGACGAAGCGCATCGCCTGAGCGCGCTGGAGTGCGAGCGTGATTTGATCCTCGGTCAGCTCGGTTCGCGAGAGGCGCACGTTTTCGAGCAGGTCGCCGGCGAAGAGGAACACGTCCTGCTGCACGTAACCGATCGTGCGGCGCAGCGCGGTGAGATCCCACTCGCGCACATCGACCCCATCGACGAGGATGCGGCCCGCGGTCACATCGTATTGGCGATTCAGGAGCTTGATTATCGTCGTCTTGCCCGAGCCGGTCGGTCCGACGATCGCGATCTTCTGTCCCGGCTCGACCGTAAAGCTGAGATCGCGCAGCACCGGCTCGCCCTTGCGATACTCGAATACGACATGATCGAAAACGATCCCGCCGCGCGTCGTCGCGGGCAGCTTCGGCTGGGCGGGAGTCGTGATCGCATCGGGCTCGCGCATCACGGCGTGGATCTTTTCCGCCGACGCGAGCGCCGACTGCAGCGCCGTATATTTGCCCGACATCTCGCGCAGCGGCATGAAGAACATCTGCGCGTACTGGATGAAGGCGACCAGCGTGCCGAACGTGATCGCGTGATGAATCACGCTGCCGCCGCCGGTCCATAGAATCATCGCGACGGTCACCGAGCTTATCGCGTCAACGCACGAGAACTGCGCCGCGTCGTAGATATTCGCCATCATCTGCGCGTCGCGGCTCTTGCGGTTGAGCGCGTCGAACTCGCGGCGCGATTCTTTCTCGCGCGTGAAGAGCTGAATCACGACCATCCCGCTGATCGCCTCGGACAAATACGAGTTCAGCGCCGCGAGGCGATCGCGGATTTCGCCGAACACGATTCGCGATCTCACGCGCACGAAATTGAGCAGCACCGCGAGCGGCGGAATCGCGCAGAACGACCACAAGGCCAGGTGCGGGCTGAGGCTCATCATGATCGCGATGATTCCGGCGAGCGTCAGACAATCGACGAATATCGTCAGCGAGCCCTGCGCGAACATGTCGTTGATGCCGTCGATGTCAGTCGTCATACGGCTCACGAGGCGGCCGACCGGAGTGCGATCGAAGAACGACATCGGCAGCCGCTCGACGTGTCGGAACAGCGCCAGCCGCAGGTCGGAGAGGCTATACTGCGCGACCATCATCGTCAGATACGACTGGCCGTAGTTGCTCGTGAACTCGCCGATAACTAGCGTCAGATACATCAGCCCCATGATGACGAGGCTCGGGCCGCCGGCGATCGCGAACACGTCGGTCAGCCAACGGGGACTGTGCGCGTGATTGTCGGCCAGGAAGATGTCGATCGTGAGCTTGACGATGTACGGCTGAGCCAATCCGAACAGCGAGTTCAGCGGCATCAGCGCAGTCGCGATAAAAAACAGCTTCTGGTACGGACGCACGAACGTCCACACCCACTTGAGCAGGTCGCGATCCAATACGCGCGCGAGCGGTTGTTCTTCGGCGATCTGCATCGCTAGTACTGCTCGAGCTCCTCTTCCATCAACTGGCGGCGGAACAGCTCGGCATAGATGCCGTGCTGCATCATCAGTTCTTCATGTGTCCCGCGCTCGGCGATGGTGCCGTCGTCGAGCACGATAATCTGATCGGCGTCGCGAACGGTCGACGCGCGATGCGCGACGACGATCGTGGTGCGGCCGCGCACGCTTTCCTCGAGGCTGTGCAGCACCGATTTCTCGGTTTCGGTATCGACACTCGAGAGCGCATCGTCGAGCACCACGACGCCGGGATTATAGGTGAGTAGCCGCGCGATCGTGACGCGCTGCTTCTGCCCGCCCGACAGCGCCATCCCGCGCTCGCCGACTATCGTCTCGAAGCCGTTGGCCAGCGCCTCGATATCGGGCTCGAGGCCCGCGATACGCGCGGCGCCTGCCACCTCAGCCATGTCGGCGTTGGTTTTGCCGAACGAGATGTTGCGGGCGAGCGTGTCGGAGAAGAGCGTCGGCTCCTGCGGCACCATCCCAACTGCGTGGCGCAGCGCGGAGAGCGGCACCTGGCGCACATCGGCGCCGTCGAGCAGCACGCGGCCCGCGGTCGGGTCGAGCAGATGCACCAGCAGCTTGACCATCGTCGATTTGCCCGAGCCGGTGCGGCCGACGATCGCGAGCTTTTCGCCGGGCGAGACTTTCACGTTGATATCGCGCAGCGCATATTGCGTCTTGCCGTTGGTCGGCATGCCGTCGCGCGCGAAGTAGCTGAACGACACGTTGTCCCATTCGATCGCGCCGCGCACGCGCAACTCCGTGACGCCGTTGGCGATCGCGGCGTGCGGCTTCACGTCGAAAAGATCGGCGAGCCGCTTCATCGAAGCTTTGCCGCGCTGGTAGAGCGAGATCATCCAGCCGAGCGAGGTCGTGGGCCATGCCAACTGTCCGAGGTAGCTCATGAATGCGACCAGGTCGCCGATCGACATGTGATGCAGCATCACCATGCGACCGCCGTAGATCAGCACGATCATCGTGGCGCTGGCCGACGCCGAGCGGATCATCGGCATCATGCCGCCGCGCACGCGCGCGAGCGCGAGGCCCTGTTCATTATAGTCGTCGTTGATCGCGCGGAATTGCGCGCGCTCATGCTCCTCGAGCGTGTACGCCTTGACGACGTGGATTCCGGCTAGGCTCTCCTGGACCTTGGCGCCGATGGTGCCGAGTCCTTCCTGGACCTTGAGGCTTCTGGCCATGAGGCTGCGCGTCAGCCAGCGGATTCCGATGAGCAGCACGACGTACGGCATCAACGCGAACATCGTGAGATGCGAGTTGAGATGAACCATGAACACGATCGCGTAGCCGTAGTAGAGAGGAGTGTTGGCGAAGGTCAGCACGCCCATCCCGACCAGCATCCGCACCGCGGTGAGGTCGTTGATCATGCGCGACATCAGGTCGCCGGTCTTCATCCGCTCGTAGAAGTCGGTACCGAGCCTGGTCAGATGCTCGAAGAGATCGTTGCGCAGGTCATACTCGATATCGCGGCCGATGTTGAAGATTGTGAAGCGCGAGAACCATCGCACGATGCCGAGGCCGATTGCCGCGAGCATCATCAGCTTGGCGTAGTGCGAGACGATTTCAATATGGCCCGCCTGGGTTGCGTTGATCGCATCGCGGATGAACAGCGGGATGATCATCGCGAGCGTAGCGGTCGCGAAAGTACAGAGAATCCCGAACGAATACCGCAGCCAGTAGCGGCCCATGTATAAGAACAGGCGTTTCATGCCAACCAGCCCAAATTATCAGTTACGCTACGCGATTAAAGAGATCGCGCCTTTTTTCTGGGCAGCCGGCGCCGATCAGAGCGATTTGCGGGCATTCAGCCGCCGCTCGTAAAGCTTGGCGTACTTGAGGAATACATAGAAAGCAGAGGTCGCCGCGCCATATAAGCCGTGTGCGCCGTGCAGAAATCCGCCGCGCACGAAGTAGTAATTGATGAAGCGCCAGGCGGGATTCGCGAACATCCGGAACGTGGTCAGACCGTCGGCATCGAGCTCCTCTGCGGAGGTCGTGCTGAGGCGGTTGATCGTCGCGACGTGGTCGGCGATGTCGCTATAGCTGAAGTGCAGAATCGGATGCTCGAGCTTGCCGAGGCTGCCGTTCACGATCACTTTGTCGTGGGGATCGCGGCCGCCGATTTGCGAGCGCTCACGGCGAAAAAGCCGCACCGGAGTATCTGGCATCGATCCAGGCGGCGAATACTGCCCAAGGTGATAGAGGATGCGCGGGATGCGATAGCCGTCGGCGGCGTCGGGCAACGAAACCGCGCGCAGGATTTCGTTGCCAAGGTCGTGCGTCGCCTGCTCGTCGGCATCGAGGATAAGCACCCAGTCTCCAGTCGCGTGCTCGACGCCGAAGGTTCGCTGCGCCATGAATCCTGGCCATTCGCGCTGATGGACAATCGCGCCGGTTTCACGAGCGATCTCAACCGTGCGATCAGTCGAGAACGAATCGACGATAATCCGTTCGTCGCAGAACCATGCACTCTTGAGGCATTGCTCGATCATGGCCTCTTCGTTGTGGGTCAGCGTGACCAGCGAGATCTTCGGCCGCTCGCTCATCGTCAATTCGTCGAATGCTGAAGCTGTTCGATCACTTTCGATGCGATCGTTTTGAAGGTTCCGCTCACCGGATGCGCCGGATTCGTCGCGACGATCGGGCGCGCCTCGTCGCCGCCTTCGCGCAGCTCGCGCACGATAGGCAATTCGCCGAGGAAGGGCACGCCCAACTCCTCAGCGTATCGAGCGCCGCCGCCATGCGCGAATATCTCGTGGCGATGACTGCACTTGCGGCACACGTAGTAGCTCATGTTCTCGACCACGCCGAGGACGGGGACGCTGACTTCCTGGAACATCGCAACGCCGCGCTTGACGTCGAGCAGCGCGATTTCCTGCGGCGTGGTCACGATCACGCCGCCGTCGAGCGCGACCCGTTGCGTGATCGTAAGCTGCGCATCGCCAGTGCCGGGTGGCAGGTCGAGCACGAGGCAATCGAGCTCGCCCCATTCCACGTTGAACAGGAATTCGGTCTCGAGCTTCGTGACCATTGGGCCGCGCCAGATGACGGGCGTTTCATCGTTGATGAACAGCGCCATCGAGACGTAGCGGATACCGTAGCGTTCGAGCGGGATGATGCGCCGATCGTCGGTGAGCTTCGGCGCCTCGAGCACTCCAACCATCATCGCGACACTGGGGCCGTAAACGTCGGCGTCCATCAGACCGACGCGCCATCCAAGAGCGCTCAATGCGAGCGACAGATTCACCGCGACTGTAGATTTGCCGACGCCACCCTTGCCGCTCGCGACGGCGACGATGTGCTTCACGCCGGGAATCGGCTTGCGCGAGGGCATTGCAGCTGCACGCTGCTGCGGCGCTGGCGCCTGCTCGATCTGAACGTTGACGGCAGGCACGCCCGGCATTGCCCCGACAGTTTGCTTAACCTCGGTAACAATCTGCTCGACGATTTCGGGTTTGGCCGTAGTCGCGGCGAGCGCGACGGTCACGCCGGCAAATGCGACTTCGATATCCTTGATCAGGCCGAACGACACGATGTCGCGGCTGAAGCCGGGGTATTTGATTTTCTTGAGTTCGGTGAGAATTTCCTGCGGACTCGGCATCAGGTTTCCAATCGCGCGCGGTGAGAGGCGCTTTTTCGTCCCATCATGTTATCATCCCCGAAGCGCCGGAAAAATGTGATGCGCCGACGCTTCAGAGAGACTGGTGATGTCGAAATCCGGGAATCTGACAGTTCGATTTGCCGCAGCGGATGGCGAAGGTGCCGCCGGCGCCGCGACCGAACTTCAGTCAGGCCTTCGCGCGATGCTAGGGGTTCGAGTTGATGCCGTGCGCGACTCGTCAATCGTATCGCATTCGATGCGAATCGAGCTGGGCGGTGACTCCTCAAATTCAGCAGCGGCCCAAAAGCTCGATGGCGATAGTTTTGCCGTTTCACGCAATGCTCAAAACGCTATAGCGATCCACGCGGGGAGCGAGCGCGGACTCATTCACGCCGCAGCGAGCGTCCTCGAACATCTCGGCGCGCAATTCCCGGTGGGCGCGCCACCCATCTTTCCGCACATCGAAGCTCGGAGAATAGCTGCGATCGAGAGCTTTGCCGTGACGCCAGCATTCAAACGGCGGGCGTTCGTATCCGACATCATGACGTGGAACTACCTCTTCCCCGAGCGCCTCGCGCTGCATCTCGAGCACGATCGCGAGTTCATTCCGTGGATGGCGCGGCGCGGCATCAATGCGTTCTCCTACATCCGGCACGCGCACGACACGCGGCTTAAAATCGATGAGCTGTCGCCGCTGCTTGCCTCGCGTGGAATCGATGCCGAGTACGGCGGTCATGTCCTCCAAACCCTGCTGCCGCGCGAGCAGTTCGGCTCGCACCCCGAATACTTTCCCGCTACCGACGACGGCGAGCGGATGGCGGCCGGCAACCTTTGCGTGTCGAATCCCGCGGCGATGAAGCTCGTGCGCGAGGGCGCGCTCAAGTACGTGCGCGATTGTCCGGAAAACACTCTCCTGCATATTTGGGGCGCCGATGTGAAACGGGGCGCGTGGTGCCGATGCGGCGCGTGCCGTGAGCTTTCGCCGCAGCTTCAGTATATGGCGGTCGTGAACGCAATTGCTGAGGCGCTCAGCGCAGACGCGTCCGCGCCGCCGGTTGCGTATCTCGCTTATCACGACACAATCGAGCCGCATCCGGCGCTCAAGCCGCGTGACAATGTGTGGTTCGAATGGGCGCCGCGCGAGCGATGCTACGTGCACGCGATCGACGACGCATCGTGCGAGATCAATCCGCGCTATCTCGATACTCTGAAACGTTATATCGATCTGTTCGACGGCCGCGGCCACGTGTTCGAGTACTACGCCGACTCGATCCTGTTCAGCGGGCTCGGTTTCGCGATGCCGCAGGTGATCGCCGCCGATCTGAGGTGTTATCGCGCGCTCGGGATCGAGAGCATTTCGTGTCTGACCTTCGGCGCCTACAGCGCGCTCGCTTATCCCGTCAATCTCGAAGCATTCGTGCGCGGCTCGCGGGATGTTGATTTCGATCCCGAGACGGTCGTGAAGGATACTGCGAACGGCCGCCACCCGCTATGCGGTGCTGCGATGACCGGGGCGTATCGAACAGTCGCGGCTGCTTCGAAGCTGGTTCTCGATTACGGCGACGTTGTGCCGGTGATGAAGATCGAGCCCGCGCGCCGCGATCGGAAGCGCACCGATTTGGCGCAGGCTTCTTCGATCTTCGTACGCGCGGTCGCTGCGGCCGAATCGATCACGAACGCGGTGCGCAGCCCGCTAACCAACAGTGAGCGCGAGCTGTGGCGCTTCAGCTCCGCGATCCTTGGCGGACTCTCCGACTATCTCGATGCGTTGCAATCGCGCGACGTGCCGCGCGGCGAAGACGCGATCAAAAAGCTCGACGGCGCGATCGAGCATATCCGGCGCATCGATCCGCCGATCAAAGGAACCTGGGGCCCGTATGACCTTGAATGGATGCGCGAGCTTTGGTTAGGAGGTTTGCGCAGAGCGCTCGGAGCGGGGCAGCAGCCCGCGGAGGACATATTCTGATGGACAACGATACCGGCTACGCAATCGCGCCGGAGCTCGATGCGGCGCGCCAGCAGGTCCGCCGCATCATCCGCGACGAGATCATTCCGATCGAAGCCAAGGTCGATCCCGATGCGGCCGAGATTCCCGAGGACGATTACTGGCGCCTGGCGAAGAAAACCCAGGTCGCCGGCATGTGGTGCATGGGCGCGCCGCGCGAAGTCGGTGGCCAGGTGCTCGGCACCTTCGACATGTGCGTGCTGACCGAGGAAATGGCGCAGCATCGCATGGGCCTCTACAACCCGGGGTGCGGCGTGTTCGGGCGCACTCCACCGCCCGTCATCTACGCCGGCACGCCCGAGCAGATTCAGCATTACGCGGCCGGCACGATCAAGAACGCGTGGTTCACCTTTTTTGCGATCACCGAGCCGAGCGGCGGCTCCGATCCTGCCAACGCCATCCAGTGCCGCGCCGTGCGCCAGGGCGACAGCTACGTTCTCAACGGGACGAAGATTTTCATCTCGCACGCGCATGAGGCGGAGTGGGGCGTGGTATTCGCGCGCACCGATCCCAAGGCGGGCCGCAAAGGTGTGACCTGCTTCATCATCAAGAAGGGGCAGAAGGGATTCAGGGCGCGGCCGATTCGCACGCTGCGCACCTCGGCATTGCCCAACGAGGTTCAGCTCGAAGATTGCGTGGTGCCGGTTGAGCAGCGCCTCGGACCGGAGAATGGGGGCCTCGACCTGTGCCTCGATCTGCTGACACGCCTGCGCTTTCCATACTCGGCGTGCAATATCGGTGTCGGCGTTGCCGCGCTCAAGATGGCGATCGACTACTCGAAGCAGCGCCGCACGTTCGGCGAGCTGCTCTCGAAACGGCAGGCGATCCAGTGGATGCTCGCGGACTCGGAAGTCGAACTGCGCGCCGCGCGGTGGCTGACTTGGGAGGGCGCATGGAAGGCCGATCGCAAGGAAGACTTTCGCACTGAGGCGTCGATCGCAAAGCTCTATTCGAGCGAGGTGCTCGGCCGCGTCATCGATCGCGCCGTGCAGATCCACGGCGGCTACGGTGTGAGCAAAGAGTTTCCGCTCGAGCGATGGTACCGCGAGGCGCGCATCCGCCGGATCGGCGAAGGCCCAAGCGAAGTGCATCGCATGGTGATCGCCCGATCGCTCTTGAGATAAGCTGGCGCGGTTCTTAGAAGGAAGGAGTCATTTGCGATGTCGTTGCCGCTTGAGGGAATCCGCGTGATCGATTTCGGGCAGGTGTATGCCGCGCCCTACTGCACGCTGCAGCTTGCCTACATGGGCGCCGAGATCATCAAGATCGAGCCGCCCGTTATCGGTGATGTGCTGCGGCGGCCCGACCTGCCCGGCGGCGCGAACTACTCCTTCCTGATGCTCAATGCTAACAAGAAGTCAGTCACGCTTAACTTAAAGCACGAGCGGGCGCGAGAGATCGTTTTCAAGCTGCTCGAAGATGCCGACGTGCTGATCGAGAACTATCTCGAGGGCGTGATGGAATCGTTCGGGCTCTCGTACGAGCAGCTCGAGCCGCGTTTTCCACGCCTCATCTATGCCTCCGGCAAGGGCTACGGTTCCACCAGCAGGTGGGCAAAGCTGGGCTCGATGGACAATACGATCCAGGCCTCGTCGGGATTCATCAGTATCACGGGATTTCCCGATCGCGGGGTTAAGACCTCCGCGACATTTATCGACATGGGCACCGGCAGCCACCTGACGAGCGGCATCCTCGCTGCGCTGATTCATCGCGGCAAAACGGGACGCGGCCAGAAGGTCGAAGTGGCGATGCTGGAAGTGGCGGTGCCCGCGCTCACGAGCGCGCTCGCGCCGGCGCTGCAGGGGATGAAGTTCAAGCGGCTCGGCAATCGGCATTGGGGCGCGTGTCCGACCAACATCTATCCCGCACAGGACGGCGAGATCCTCATCTTCTGCCTGACCGAAGCGCACTGGCGAACCATCGCGAAGATGATTGGGCGCGAGGATTTCATCGCCGATCCGCGATGCGCCAACCACGGCACGCGGCTCAGGATCGCCGACGAGCTCGACGAGGCGGTATCGATCTGGACGAGTCAGCATCGCCGCGACGACATGATCGCGATGCTGATCGAGGCGGGCGTGCCCTGCGCTCCCGTGCGCCAGTTGGAGGAAGTGGCGGCCGATCCGGAATTGCTCGAGCGCCGCACGCTGGTCGAGTCGGAGTATCCAACGCGCGGCGCGATCAAGGTGGCAGGCACGCCGATCAAGCTCTCGGAAGCATCGGATGAGAGCAAGCCCGCGCTGAGACCGCCGGTCCTCGGCGAGCATACCGCGGAGGTGCTGGCGTCGATCGGAATCGACGCCGCCGAGCTGGAACACCTCCGCGATGACGGCGTGATTTGAGGATGACTTTCTGTCATACGATCGACAGTTCTTTGTCCCCTTTTGGCCAATGGCTGCCGTCGACTCTGTCATCCTGAACGAAGTGAAGGATCTCGGAGGTCCCGCGGAGTCGGGACCGGTTCCGGAAAGCGGGCGCGTGAGCGCCCTTGATCAGGAAATAAGGAAAGCGCTACGCGCGCTTGCCGGTACCGGCCCCTTCGGAGGCCTGCGAGATCCTTCGATTCCGGCAGCCGCTCAAGCGAAATCTCCTTGCGTCATGGTGAGCGGTGTGGGCGAAGCGAACGCAGTCGAATCCATCGCG
This genomic stretch from Candidatus Binataceae bacterium harbors:
- a CDS encoding serine hydrolase domain-containing protein — protein: MSQALIDTVLPRLTDRIHQVMTQQGVPGVSVGIVRDQELLWSGGFGYADLASSRAMDADTIFGIASITKTFTATAIMQLRDKDKLALDEQVTKYIPEAKKVRCRHGSIRDLTLRRLMTHRTGLVGETPTGHWSNMTFPSRAEIIAMLPKIEVVFETDATFKYNNLAFVLLGEVIARVSRRSYRDYIRRQILEPLGMESSGFDVSNPRNATGYMPERYQDAPAIAPDPPTNGYIAAAGLRSCVTDLAKWISLQLRGGADGGAPQVLSAKSLSEMHRISFVEPGWLAGYGLCWMASRFGENIYMHHGGSVPGFLSMVAFNKPHKLGVIVLTNKQGNVASGTIAFEALEMLVGEVKKEISAPASTPAPENLKPLLGRYTGLPAFGALFHIEWRRGGLHLVIPPDPYLVPLPPVAMIATDKPNVFIVREGRFAGEPLIFEFDADGNVAGFQLTALGGHLQKTD
- a CDS encoding acyl-CoA dehydrogenase family protein, which encodes MQEQSIALRHQTDTVTMSVADIYANAKALSGYLREKAAAIDEARKLPKEVAERLRDAGMFRLMMPKEWGGPEMCPAEQVEIIEEIAKANASAAWCVMIGCDSGFFAGFLEDQHAREVYPRLDMATAGSAWPTGRAERVPNGYRVTGEWSFGSGITHAEVVELNCVLYENGAPILRGRGTPLTSAFLTPVSNVEVIDNWHTTGLQGTGSNDYRVNDLFVAERFLCDMRVARRPGVLWRSVRNFLPKVAGVPLGAARAAIDYATETLAGRVEKPSGRPYRNNSRVQSVIAEAEMKLSAARSYVFLAMEKEWKRLEKHEEPTVAERADSWLSRVNAGQSARDVIRMVYDLLGSTAIYSERSPMDRALRDADTFCQHIVLQRKTLETVGGLLLKADRPSFPFI
- a CDS encoding aminopeptidase: MRLRLLVFIRGVFAATAILVLSGCYAGYLMRAAYEGGRILWNRKPISTELASTDLSKETRDKLETILAVRKFAADDLGLNVGGAYETIAPVHESAIIHVVMAAPRNSLAPYTWWFPIVGSVPYRGYFEESHAVDEARYLEDQGLDTMVRPAVAFSSLGFFDDPVLSNMLKVDRVELAGVIIHELFHRTYYLASDAMFDESAATYVGNAGAIAFFTKTEGAASEDAKSARDVLESDMMFADFLEQSEAALLRIYMLNIPIDDILKQRQVAFAQIQANYAKLEPSLSGLERFDLDKEPLNNAVLVNYLLYFHDLKNFAKLNQQNNNDLRATIAQIISLAKAHEEDPFYAIWQATHPAPTASH
- a CDS encoding ABC transporter ATP-binding protein, producing the protein MQIAEEQPLARVLDRDLLKWVWTFVRPYQKLFFIATALMPLNSLFGLAQPYIVKLTIDIFLADNHAHSPRWLTDVFAIAGGPSLVIMGLMYLTLVIGEFTSNYGQSYLTMMVAQYSLSDLRLALFRHVERLPMSFFDRTPVGRLVSRMTTDIDGINDMFAQGSLTIFVDCLTLAGIIAIMMSLSPHLALWSFCAIPPLAVLLNFVRVRSRIVFGEIRDRLAALNSYLSEAISGMVVIQLFTREKESRREFDALNRKSRDAQMMANIYDAAQFSCVDAISSVTVAMILWTGGGSVIHHAITFGTLVAFIQYAQMFFMPLREMSGKYTALQSALASAEKIHAVMREPDAITTPAQPKLPATTRGGIVFDHVVFEYRKGEPVLRDLSFTVEPGQKIAIVGPTGSGKTTIIKLLNRQYDVTAGRILVDGVDVREWDLTALRRTIGYVQQDVFLFAGDLLENVRLSRTELTEDQITLALQRAQAMRFVERLPDKLHEIIRERGANLSAGQRQLLSFARALAYDPRILVMDEATSSVDSETERLIQIALDELLADRTAVVIAHRLSTIERADRILVLSSGVLRESGTHTELLSQRGIYFRLFQLQYAAAIESAARQAAD